The DNA window TGACAATTGTTTTGTTTGGGGATTATATTTAATGATAAGATTAGTTGAATTTAAGAATTGAATAGAAAAAAGTTGCTGTTTCAAAAGGGGGAAAGACCGAAATGTCCCAACTTAGAAACTATCATTTCGGCTCGATCATTGAAGGCAAAGAACTAGATAAACAAGAGCATAAAGAAATCGCAATCCACAATCCATACAATGCTGAAGTGATTGGGAAAATTTTATACGCTAACTCTCAAGATGTAGAAAGCGCAGTTACGAGTGCACATCGCGTTTATACGAAAACGATGAAGAAAATGCCGATACAAAGGCGGACTGAAATTCTACGGAAAACGGCGGACTTACTCGAAAGTGAAACAGAACAATTTGCACGTCTGTTAACTTTAGAAGGAGGCAGGCCTATTAAAGTTAGTCGGCTAGATGTAGCCCATGCTGCTCAAGTGCTACGCTTTGCATCACTCGCAACAAAATCAATTTATGGAGAGCGAAGTTCAATAAACCAAGTGGCTGGAAAAAATCACTTCGGTATAGTAAAACGGGTATCACTGGGTGTAATAGCTATCAGTGTACCTGTTAACTATCCACTAGCATTATTTCTATATAAACTAGCGCCGGCAATTGCAGCAGGTAACACGATTGTCTTGAATCCAACTGAGTCAACGGCCTTTTCAACAGGGTTACTTTATCGCCTGTTTGAAAAAGCAGGTATGCCAAAAGGAGTTATTAACATAGTCATAGGTCCCCATCAAAGTTTACTAGGAAATTTAATAAACCATCCAAAAGTAAAACTTTTGATAGCTACTAAAAGTTGGGGGAGAAAGAAACATCATCAAACCGAGAAAAAATTATTAGAGTTCAAAACGAAGAATCCTACAATTATCTTTAATGAAGCTGATTTGGAGTTTGCGATTACCACAATTGTGAATGAGGGGTTACTTCATACAGACCTCTCGATTATGTCTGCTCAGCATGTTTTCGTGCAAAAAGGAGTTTATGAAAAGTTTTTGGGAGAGCTCATAAAAAAAGTACAAGCACTTAAAGTCGGAGATCCATTAGATGACACTATAGATATTGGACCAATGAGAACGATAGCAGCTGCAGAAAAAGCAAATGCGTGGGTAGAAAATATGATTGATAATGGAGCTAATGTATTGATTGGCGGTGGCCATCACCATTCAATGATGGAACCGACGATAATTATTGATGTAGAAGCAGACAAGACAGAAAATCATGTCATTTCACTTGCCCCAATTATTCATATTATACCTTTTCAAACAAAACAAGACGTACTTTCTTATATGAATGAGCCCGAATCTCTTTTGCATGCAGGTGTTTTTACAAGAAATAGCAAAAGAACGACACGTAAAGAAGAAGTCAATTTAGCCATCAAAGAAATGACCGCAGTAAAAATGATTGGCAATAATCTCTTATAAAGGATTAACTCGACGCTTGAAAATCTATTTTTAAAGGAGAATGATCATGATTAAAAAGTTATTTCCTTATTTAAACTTTGAAGGAACTGGCAGAGAAGCGGCCCATTTTTATACGGAAGTGTTAAGTGGAAAGTTAGTAGGCATGATGACGTTCGGTGATGCAAATGATGGGGATATGGAAGGCATGCCAGATAGCGCAAAAGATTTGGTCATGAATGCTCAAATTGATTTAAAAAATGGAGACATGTTGATGATTTCGGATGTCGTACCCGGTCTTGGTATGCCAGAATTTAAACAAGGAAACAATATAACCGTTACCTTGTTTTTTGATAATGTTGAAGAAGGACGAACTGTTTTCAATAAATTGGCTGAAGAGGGTAACATCGTAATGGAGTTACAGGAAACTTTTTGGACACCATTATATGGAAGCCTAACCGATAAATTTGGCATCGACTGGCAAATTTCAGTCGAAGTTGAACAAAACTAAAACGAAACATCAAATCTTAACCCTAGTAATAAAAGTACTTTTAAACTGAATTTCAAACAGTCTATGAACAAAAGAAGAAAGGCTTGCATTCTACGACTGAAAGCCACTATAATATAAAACATTGATTCACTATAAAAAGAACAATTTATTTGAGGTTTCGTAGTTTTTGTTGAAGAGAAAATTACAGCATAATAAATAGTCTTAAGGTGACGTGCAAATGCACGCCCTTTTTTTGTGGGATGAACAAAATAGCTTGGCTGAGGATTGTCTCAGGATTGGAGTTTAGTTATGAATAAATGGATGAGATTAGTAATTATTTTTATTTCCTCAATCGTTCTTGGGGTTGCGTTTAATATGTTCTTGCTACCGCATGAAATATTGGCAGGCGGTGTAACTGGTATTGCGATGATGCTCGGTTTAGTAACACCTTTAAATGCAGGGGTGTGGATGATTGTTTTAAATATCCCGATTCTCGTTGTGGGATGGATGAAACTCGGAAAGAATTTTATAGCGAATAGCTTGTTTTCGGTCGTTGTTACATCGATTTCAATGTTGTATATTCCTGTAGTGAAAATAACAGAGGATGCACTACTCTCTACTGTATTTGGTGGTGTTATTGCCGGAGCAGCCATGGGCGTTATTATTCGCTATTATAGTTCAACAGGTGGGTTTGATGTTATAGGATTATTGTTATCAATGAAACGTGATATCCCATTGGGTGCGCTTGTCTTTATTCTGAATAGTGCAGTCGTTTTTGTTTCTGGTTTCGTTTTCTCATGGGAACTGGCTATGTATACGATGGCTTCAATTTACATTTCAGGGCTCGTTATTGATCGTGTGCATACACGTCATATTAAGCTAAGCTTGATGGTTGTTACAACGCAAGGCGATGCTGTTAAAAAAGAGTTGCTTGATAATTTATACCGAGGCATTACTGTAGTTGATGGTGAAGGTGCTTATTCAGCGACCAAAGTAAAAGTATTATATAGCGTAATTGGTCGTCACGAGTTGGCATTTGTTCGCCCGCTCATCAAAAATATTGATCCAAACGCATTTGTTAGCATTAGTGAGACGATGGAAGTTATGGGGAATTTCCGGAAAGACGATAACTTCATGAAAAATCCAATGTTAAAAAACTCTTCAGTTTCCTAAACTGAAGAGTTTTTTTGCACCTATAGGAACTGATTATTGAAACAATAAGTAATCAGCTTCTGAAATAAAATCGTTGCTAATATCGATAAACAAATAAAATTCATCGGACAATGGGAAACTAAAAGTACGAATCATTTTAGTCGTTTCAATATCAGAGTATACATCTGATAAAATTCCTTTATGCCATGTTTTCATTTGCATGACGTTTTCCAAAAAGTACGGTCGGAACGCCCAGTAGGAGCCAATATGATCTGATTCCAAAACCCAATGGTCTTGCCGCTTTTGGTAATTTGAAGACACTTGCTGTCCATCGCTATTGCAAACGTATAACCGGAAGCTTTCTTTATCAAATGGTTCAGCTAAGGACTCAATGAATTGGTCAGCAGTATCAGCCCCTTGCCATTTAGAAAGGCGCTTTTTCACTTTTTCTTCTAAGCTGACTGTGAAGGCGTATCGTTGTTGGATCATAGACTTCTCACGCTGAACAAAAGCCGTGATTTTTTCTCTAACAGCTAACGGATTGAAACTTTCGGCTGGAAGTTCAAAAGCTGGTTTTGCTAAATAAAAGCCTTGGTAATAATGACCGCCATTTTTCCATGCGAAATACAATTGATAGCTATCTTCAATATTTTCATAAGAAAGTTTTGCACCAATCCGTCGTGCTAATACGGTTAAGGTTTGAACAACGTCTTGGAATGCCTCAGGTTTGGCATTTCGAACGAGACTTGTATCCACTTTTAATATATGAGGACGAAGTTGGCGGATACGGTCAATGTTAGAGCTCTTTGCTCCGACATGGTCAACAGCAATCTGAATTCCATAGGTTTTGTAGTACATTAATAAATGATGGAGCCTATCAAAATCTTCATCGAAATCGTGTTCGGTGATTTCTAAAACAATCCGATTCATAGAAAACCCTTTTTTTTCGTATTTCTGTAATGTTTCTAAAAAATCTTCACCACTATTAATCAATAATTGTTTAGCGTTTCGGTTGATAAATAACAGCCTATCATTACCAGAATCGAGCAATTGACAAATAGCGAGCTCTAAAAGATGCTGATCGACAACCACTTTGTATTCATCAGGTACGTCGCTGTCATGAAAAAAATTACCCAAACTAATCCATTCATTTTGAAAATGGAAGCGTCCCAAAACTTCGTAGCCAATTACGGTATGTTTGACTGCGCTAACAATAGGTTGAAAAGCCGGCTTAACATCAGATAAATTTTCAAGAATATCTAGTGGATCCATAATGATTGCTCCTTTGCTGCAAATCTATCGAATCTGCGAAAAAGATTACATGATCATAAAAAAGTAAATGACGACCATCATAATCATGATAGCCAACATAGAGGAAATTAAGGTGATATGCATATTCGATGGAGTAAATGTTTCGTTTATAAGTTGCTGCCGTTTCTTTTTATAGTTTTGTGTCGCTGAAAAAATAACAATGAGACCGAAAATACAGGCGAATATACCGAGGGCAA is part of the Planococcus sp. PAMC 21323 genome and encodes:
- a CDS encoding YitT family protein, translating into MNKWMRLVIIFISSIVLGVAFNMFLLPHEILAGGVTGIAMMLGLVTPLNAGVWMIVLNIPILVVGWMKLGKNFIANSLFSVVVTSISMLYIPVVKITEDALLSTVFGGVIAGAAMGVIIRYYSSTGGFDVIGLLLSMKRDIPLGALVFILNSAVVFVSGFVFSWELAMYTMASIYISGLVIDRVHTRHIKLSLMVVTTQGDAVKKELLDNLYRGITVVDGEGAYSATKVKVLYSVIGRHELAFVRPLIKNIDPNAFVSISETMEVMGNFRKDDNFMKNPMLKNSSVS
- a CDS encoding VOC family protein; this translates as MIKKLFPYLNFEGTGREAAHFYTEVLSGKLVGMMTFGDANDGDMEGMPDSAKDLVMNAQIDLKNGDMLMISDVVPGLGMPEFKQGNNITVTLFFDNVEEGRTVFNKLAEEGNIVMELQETFWTPLYGSLTDKFGIDWQISVEVEQN
- a CDS encoding YidH family protein; this encodes MSRQSYKKEKNQLTYTQQHLANERTYLAWIRTVISIVGVGFLATSLHFTMGVTRNTFVDTFTIALGIFACIFGLIVIFSATQNYKKKRQQLINETFTPSNMHITLISSMLAIMIMMVVIYFFMIM
- a CDS encoding aldehyde dehydrogenase family protein, producing the protein MSQLRNYHFGSIIEGKELDKQEHKEIAIHNPYNAEVIGKILYANSQDVESAVTSAHRVYTKTMKKMPIQRRTEILRKTADLLESETEQFARLLTLEGGRPIKVSRLDVAHAAQVLRFASLATKSIYGERSSINQVAGKNHFGIVKRVSLGVIAISVPVNYPLALFLYKLAPAIAAGNTIVLNPTESTAFSTGLLYRLFEKAGMPKGVINIVIGPHQSLLGNLINHPKVKLLIATKSWGRKKHHQTEKKLLEFKTKNPTIIFNEADLEFAITTIVNEGLLHTDLSIMSAQHVFVQKGVYEKFLGELIKKVQALKVGDPLDDTIDIGPMRTIAAAEKANAWVENMIDNGANVLIGGGHHHSMMEPTIIIDVEADKTENHVISLAPIIHIIPFQTKQDVLSYMNEPESLLHAGVFTRNSKRTTRKEEVNLAIKEMTAVKMIGNNLL
- a CDS encoding EAL domain-containing protein: MDPLDILENLSDVKPAFQPIVSAVKHTVIGYEVLGRFHFQNEWISLGNFFHDSDVPDEYKVVVDQHLLELAICQLLDSGNDRLLFINRNAKQLLINSGEDFLETLQKYEKKGFSMNRIVLEITEHDFDEDFDRLHHLLMYYKTYGIQIAVDHVGAKSSNIDRIRQLRPHILKVDTSLVRNAKPEAFQDVVQTLTVLARRIGAKLSYENIEDSYQLYFAWKNGGHYYQGFYLAKPAFELPAESFNPLAVREKITAFVQREKSMIQQRYAFTVSLEEKVKKRLSKWQGADTADQFIESLAEPFDKESFRLYVCNSDGQQVSSNYQKRQDHWVLESDHIGSYWAFRPYFLENVMQMKTWHKGILSDVYSDIETTKMIRTFSFPLSDEFYLFIDISNDFISEADYLLFQ